One genomic region from Metallosphaera tengchongensis encodes:
- a CDS encoding TIGR00266 family protein, with amino-acid sequence MPQYQVVGADLQYLKVQLSQGEGIYADAGHMVMKDSGVSLQTRLRGGFLSGLKRAITGGSFFVTEFYGPGEVVLSGIFPGKIVSVPMQGGGIMAESHSFLAAETTVEYDASLARLSAGILGGEGLFLARFRGTGNLFLHAYGGLYIKDLAPGETIQVEASHLMAFQEGMNYSVQLVGGLRSIFFSHEGLFFVTITGPGRVWLHTLTAQQLAQALVPFLPQGQQGGPGGFSINF; translated from the coding sequence ATGCCACAATATCAGGTCGTGGGAGCAGATCTCCAATACCTTAAGGTCCAGCTCTCTCAGGGAGAGGGTATATACGCAGACGCAGGCCACATGGTCATGAAGGATTCAGGGGTCTCACTACAGACGAGGTTAAGGGGAGGTTTTCTCTCAGGCCTGAAGAGGGCAATCACAGGTGGCTCCTTCTTCGTCACGGAGTTTTACGGACCTGGAGAGGTCGTGCTATCTGGGATTTTCCCAGGCAAAATAGTCAGTGTACCCATGCAGGGAGGGGGGATAATGGCTGAGTCCCACTCGTTCCTGGCGGCAGAGACTACAGTTGAGTACGATGCGTCACTAGCTAGGTTGAGCGCTGGTATTCTGGGAGGTGAGGGGCTCTTCCTGGCTAGGTTCAGGGGGACGGGGAACCTGTTCCTCCACGCTTACGGTGGGCTGTACATCAAGGACTTGGCCCCAGGGGAGACCATCCAGGTGGAGGCGTCCCACTTGATGGCTTTTCAGGAGGGGATGAACTACTCAGTGCAGCTGGTAGGAGGTCTGAGGTCCATATTTTTCTCCCACGAGGGCCTCTTCTTTGTGACCATTACGGGTCCAGGGAGAGTCTGGTTACATACCTTAACTGCGCAACAGTTGGCCCAGGCACTAGTGCCATTCTTACCGCAAGGACAGCAAGGAGGGCCTGGGGGTTTCAGTATCAACTTTTAG